A region of Staphylococcus sp. IVB6181 DNA encodes the following proteins:
- the pcrA gene encoding DNA helicase PcrA: MNALLDNMNTEQSEAVRTTEGPLLIMAGAGSGKTRVLTHRIAYLLDEKGVSPYNVLAITFTNKAAREMKERVEKLVGEEAQVIWMSTFHSMCVRILRRDADRIGIERNFTILDPTDQKSVIKDVLKTENIDSKRYDPRMFLSAISNMKNELKTPEDAEEEATDFMSDMVARVYTGYQRQLSRNEAMDFDDLIMKTINLFERVPDVLEYYQNKFQYIHVDEYQDTNRAQYTLVKLLASKFKNLCVVGDSDQSIYGWRGADIQNILSFEEDYPNAKTIFLEQNYRSTKVILNAANEVIKNNSERKPKGLWTANQEGKKINYYQASSESDEAQYVVKEIMRQQRENNKSYNDIAILYRTNAQSRVLEETFMKSNIPYTMVGGHKFYDRKEIKDLLSYLRLAANSNDDISLQRIINVPKRGVGPSSVEKIQSYARQNDLSMFDALAEADFIGLTKKVTKAVIDFYTLISNLIKEQEFLEISEIVEEILNKSGYKTMLEQEQTLEARSRLENIDEFMSVPVDYEKNTPLEEQSLINFLTDLSLVADIDEADIENGVTLMTMHSAKGLEFPVVFIMGMEESIFPHIRSILSDDDHEMEEERRICYVAITRAEEELYLTHAVSRTLFGKTQSNPQSRFLREIPEDLLNKGTKQESRYQGQSSSKQPAKRGPSRRTTKRAEVASGTWKVGDKVMHKAWGEGMVSNVNEKNGTVELDIIFKSEGPKRLLANFAPIEKKED, encoded by the coding sequence ATGAATGCGTTATTAGACAATATGAATACCGAACAAAGTGAAGCGGTGCGTACAACAGAAGGACCGCTGCTTATTATGGCTGGCGCAGGTTCAGGGAAAACGCGCGTTCTCACACATCGTATTGCATATCTATTAGATGAAAAGGGCGTGTCTCCTTATAATGTGCTCGCAATTACCTTTACAAACAAAGCAGCACGCGAGATGAAAGAACGTGTCGAAAAGCTTGTAGGCGAAGAAGCACAAGTGATTTGGATGTCTACTTTCCACTCAATGTGTGTCCGTATTTTAAGAAGAGATGCAGACCGTATCGGCATTGAGCGCAACTTTACAATTCTAGACCCGACAGATCAAAAGTCGGTTATTAAAGATGTATTGAAAACAGAGAATATCGACAGCAAACGTTATGACCCTAGAATGTTCTTATCAGCTATCAGCAACATGAAGAACGAATTGAAAACACCTGAAGATGCTGAAGAAGAAGCGACAGATTTTATGTCAGATATGGTAGCACGTGTTTATACAGGCTATCAGCGTCAGCTTTCACGTAATGAAGCAATGGACTTTGATGATTTAATAATGAAAACGATTAATTTGTTTGAACGTGTCCCAGATGTATTGGAATACTATCAAAATAAATTCCAATATATTCATGTGGATGAGTATCAAGATACGAACCGAGCTCAGTATACATTAGTAAAACTGCTTGCCTCTAAATTTAAAAATTTATGTGTCGTAGGGGATTCTGACCAATCTATCTATGGTTGGCGCGGCGCTGATATTCAAAATATCTTGTCATTCGAAGAAGATTATCCGAATGCGAAAACGATATTCTTAGAACAAAACTATCGTTCAACGAAAGTCATCTTGAATGCGGCTAACGAAGTCATTAAAAACAATTCAGAACGTAAACCTAAAGGGCTTTGGACAGCAAACCAAGAAGGCAAAAAAATCAATTATTACCAAGCTTCAAGCGAAAGCGACGAAGCACAATATGTCGTGAAAGAAATCATGCGTCAGCAGCGTGAAAACAATAAGAGCTATAATGATATTGCAATTCTTTACAGAACGAATGCACAATCACGTGTGTTAGAGGAAACATTCATGAAATCGAATATTCCTTACACGATGGTCGGCGGCCATAAGTTCTATGACCGTAAAGAGATCAAAGACTTATTAAGCTACTTAAGATTAGCTGCTAACAGCAATGATGATATTAGTCTGCAAAGAATTATTAATGTGCCGAAACGCGGTGTAGGGCCTTCTTCTGTAGAAAAGATTCAAAGCTACGCCAGACAAAATGATTTAAGCATGTTTGATGCATTGGCTGAAGCAGACTTTATCGGTTTAACGAAGAAAGTAACTAAAGCTGTCATTGATTTCTACACTTTGATTTCAAACTTAATCAAAGAACAAGAGTTCTTAGAAATCAGTGAAATTGTGGAAGAAATCTTAAATAAATCCGGTTATAAAACTATGCTGGAGCAAGAACAGACACTTGAAGCACGCAGCCGTTTGGAAAACATTGATGAGTTTATGTCTGTACCGGTGGATTATGAGAAAAACACACCATTAGAAGAACAATCATTAATCAACTTCTTAACAGACTTGTCGCTTGTCGCAGATATTGATGAAGCAGACATTGAAAATGGTGTGACATTGATGACAATGCACTCTGCCAAAGGTTTGGAATTCCCAGTTGTCTTCATTATGGGTATGGAAGAATCAATCTTCCCGCATATTCGTTCTATCTTAAGCGATGATGATCATGAAATGGAAGAAGAACGTCGTATTTGTTATGTGGCTATTACACGTGCAGAAGAAGAGCTGTACTTAACACATGCGGTTTCAAGAACGTTATTCGGTAAAACACAATCGAATCCTCAGTCGCGCTTCTTACGAGAAATTCCTGAAGACTTGCTTAATAAAGGAACGAAACAAGAAAGCCGTTATCAAGGCCAATCAAGCAGCAAACAACCTGCAAAACGCGGACCAAGCAGACGTACGACAAAACGTGCAGAAGTAGCATCAGGTACTTGGAAAGTCGGCGATAAAGTGATGCATAAAGCTTGGGGCGAAGGTATGGTCAGCAATGTCAACGAGAAAAACGGTACAGTTGAACTTGATATAATCTTTAAGTCAGAAGGACCGAAACGTTTGCTTGCGAACTTTGCGCCGATTGAAAAGAAGGAGGACTAA
- the ligA gene encoding NAD-dependent DNA ligase LigA — MSELKERVDQLHRLLNQYNHEYYVQDNPSVPDSEYDKLLHELIHIEEEHPEFKTEDSPTVRVGGEAQATFNKVAHDTPMLSLGNAFNEEDLRRFDARVREAVGQVEYMCELKIDGLAVSLKYENGRFVQGLTRGDGTVGEDITANLRTIRAIPLKINEPLTFEVRGEAFMPKRSFEHLNKEKEENGEQAFANPRNAAAGSLRQLDSKLAAKRRLSIFLYSVNDFTNFHAKTQSEALDELDALGFKTNQNRQRVADIEGVLDYIKHWTEQREKLSYDIDGIVIKVNDIDEQDELGYTQKSPRWAIAYKFPAEEVVTTLHDIELSVGRTGVVTPTAVLEPVRVAGTTVSRASLHNEDLIHEKDIRIGDSVVIKKAGDIIPEVIRSLPDRRPEGAETYHMPTHCPSCGHELVRLDGEVALRCINPKCPAQLVEGMIHFVSRQAMNIDGLGTKLIMQLYENEIIKDVADLYYLTKEDLLPLERMGEKKADNLLNAIEASKQNSLEHLLFGLGIRHLGVKASQVIAERFETMERIFEVTEDELMEIHDIGDKLATSLITYLNNDDIIALIEKLRAKNVNMKYEGIKTSEIESDSEFNGLTVVLTGKLHNMTRTEASKWLEAQGAKTTSSVTKNTDLVIAGGDAGSKLTKAEKLGTEIWSEEDFIKKQNEIDQ; from the coding sequence ATGAGTGAATTGAAAGAACGTGTGGATCAGCTGCATCGTTTATTAAATCAATATAACCACGAATATTATGTGCAGGATAATCCATCTGTGCCAGACAGCGAATATGATAAGCTGCTGCATGAATTGATTCATATAGAGGAAGAGCATCCTGAGTTTAAAACAGAAGATTCTCCAACAGTACGTGTCGGCGGAGAAGCACAAGCTACTTTCAACAAGGTTGCACATGATACGCCTATGTTGAGTTTAGGCAATGCTTTTAATGAAGAAGACTTGCGCCGCTTTGACGCACGTGTCAGAGAGGCAGTAGGGCAAGTCGAATATATGTGCGAATTGAAAATCGATGGCTTAGCAGTTTCTTTAAAATATGAAAACGGCCGCTTTGTACAGGGACTAACACGCGGAGACGGTACGGTCGGAGAGGATATTACAGCTAACTTGCGTACCATTCGTGCGATTCCTTTGAAAATCAATGAGCCGTTGACGTTTGAAGTGCGCGGCGAGGCTTTCATGCCGAAACGTTCATTTGAACATTTGAATAAAGAAAAAGAAGAAAACGGTGAACAAGCTTTTGCGAACCCGCGAAATGCGGCTGCAGGTTCGTTGCGTCAATTAGATTCTAAACTCGCAGCTAAACGCCGTTTAAGCATCTTCTTATACAGTGTGAATGATTTTACGAACTTCCATGCGAAAACACAAAGCGAAGCGTTGGATGAATTAGATGCGTTAGGCTTTAAAACCAACCAAAACCGTCAGCGTGTCGCAGATATTGAAGGTGTTTTAGATTACATTAAGCATTGGACAGAACAACGAGAGAAACTATCTTATGATATTGACGGTATAGTTATTAAAGTCAATGATATCGATGAGCAAGATGAACTGGGCTATACGCAAAAATCGCCAAGATGGGCGATTGCCTATAAATTCCCGGCTGAAGAAGTGGTCACAACCTTGCATGATATCGAGTTGAGTGTCGGACGAACAGGGGTGGTAACACCGACTGCAGTATTAGAACCTGTACGTGTTGCAGGTACAACAGTTTCTCGTGCTTCGCTGCATAATGAAGACTTGATTCATGAGAAAGATATTCGTATTGGAGACAGTGTAGTGATTAAAAAAGCAGGGGACATTATTCCTGAAGTGATTCGCAGTCTGCCTGATCGCAGACCAGAAGGCGCAGAAACTTATCATATGCCGACACATTGTCCGAGCTGCGGCCACGAATTAGTACGTTTAGACGGAGAGGTCGCTTTACGCTGTATTAATCCGAAATGTCCTGCACAGCTCGTTGAAGGTATGATTCACTTTGTATCGAGACAAGCGATGAATATCGACGGCTTAGGTACGAAGTTGATTATGCAGCTGTATGAAAATGAAATTATTAAAGATGTTGCGGATTTATATTATCTGACGAAAGAAGACTTATTGCCGCTGGAACGTATGGGTGAGAAGAAAGCAGATAACTTGCTGAATGCGATTGAAGCGTCTAAACAAAATTCTTTAGAACATTTATTATTCGGTTTAGGCATCAGACATTTAGGTGTGAAAGCCAGCCAAGTGATTGCGGAACGTTTTGAAACTATGGAACGTATCTTTGAAGTGACTGAAGATGAATTGATGGAAATTCATGATATCGGCGATAAACTTGCGACCTCATTAATCACTTATTTAAATAATGACGACATTATCGCTTTAATTGAAAAACTTCGCGCAAAAAATGTTAATATGAAGTATGAAGGTATCAAAACTTCAGAGATAGAGTCGGATTCTGAATTTAACGGATTAACGGTTGTATTAACAGGCAAATTACACAATATGACGCGTACAGAAGCTTCTAAATGGTTAGAAGCACAAGGTGCTAAAACAACCAGCAGTGTTACGAAGAATACAGACTTGGTGATTGCTGGCGGAGACGCCGGATCTAAATTGACTAAAGCTGAAAAGCTCGGGACTGAAATCTGGTCTGAAGAAGACTTTATCAAGAAGCAAAATGAAATTGACCAATAA
- a CDS encoding CamS family sex pheromone protein yields the protein MKKTCVLLISLLLILTACGNKDEQQNSTKEQDAKSDSGNVKHIATDKNVQGDNYRTLLPFKESQARGLLQQNMANGYNGDDFEDGLLEQSKKVFPTDEYLYQDGQFLDKKTISAYLGPKYTKSEIDKMKEDEKKDKNANENLGLNPSHHGTKDEEKIAEKSPAYLSNILEQDFYGSSDTKGKKIKGMTIGLAMNSEYYYQKEKDGPTYSKQLDKAKVEKEGKKMADEMLSRLREHKALKKIPIHFAIYIQSGESDIIPGEFVAGATADDEQTRINNWQEIKEKSILLPSSEAADLNENLNNNFKQFNDNLQSYFPNFTQAVGKAKFNGKKPSHLTIEVPIDYYGKAELTGITQFITQQVDKYFSNIDEYEIHIKDGNNARALITKYKDDKNPHVHIYKN from the coding sequence ATGAAGAAAACATGTGTATTACTCATCTCTCTCTTATTGATTCTCACGGCGTGTGGCAATAAGGATGAGCAACAAAATTCAACGAAAGAACAAGATGCAAAATCTGACTCTGGCAATGTAAAACATATTGCGACAGATAAGAATGTACAAGGTGATAACTATCGTACGCTGTTACCATTCAAAGAAAGCCAAGCAAGAGGTTTATTGCAGCAGAATATGGCAAACGGCTACAATGGCGACGACTTTGAAGATGGTTTGCTTGAACAAAGCAAAAAAGTGTTCCCAACAGATGAATACTTATATCAAGATGGACAGTTTTTAGATAAGAAAACCATTTCTGCTTACCTCGGACCTAAGTATACGAAGTCTGAAATCGATAAGATGAAAGAAGACGAAAAGAAAGATAAAAATGCGAACGAAAATCTAGGATTGAATCCATCTCATCATGGTACAAAAGATGAAGAGAAAATCGCAGAAAAATCACCAGCTTATCTTTCTAATATTTTGGAACAAGACTTTTACGGCAGCAGCGATACAAAAGGCAAGAAAATCAAAGGTATGACTATCGGACTTGCGATGAACAGCGAATATTATTATCAAAAAGAAAAAGACGGCCCGACTTACAGCAAGCAATTAGATAAAGCCAAAGTTGAAAAAGAAGGCAAAAAAATGGCGGATGAAATGTTATCGCGTTTACGCGAACATAAAGCATTGAAAAAGATTCCGATTCATTTTGCGATTTACATTCAATCCGGAGAAAGCGATATTATTCCTGGTGAATTTGTAGCTGGGGCTACAGCGGATGATGAACAAACAAGAATCAACAACTGGCAAGAAATCAAAGAGAAATCGATCTTATTGCCGTCATCTGAAGCGGCCGATTTGAATGAAAACTTGAACAACAACTTCAAACAGTTCAATGATAATCTGCAGTCTTATTTCCCTAACTTCACACAAGCAGTAGGGAAAGCAAAATTCAACGGCAAGAAACCATCGCATCTGACAATTGAAGTACCGATTGATTATTACGGCAAAGCTGAATTAACAGGTATCACACAATTCATCACACAACAAGTTGACAAATACTTCAGCAACATTGATGAATATGAAATCCATATTAAAGATGGTAATAATGCGCGTGCGTTAATTACTAAATATAAAGATGATAAAAACCCACACGTTCATATCTATAAAAATTAA
- the putP gene encoding sodium/proline symporter PutP codes for MFILGTSVSSQIDADWQTYIMIGVYFLVLVIIGIYGYKQSTGNLSEYMLGGRNIGPYITALSAGASDMSGWMIMGLPGSVYATGLSAIWITIGLTLGAYLNYFIVAPRLRVYTELAGNAITLPDFFKNRLDDHSNIIKIISGSIIVIFFTLYTHSGFVSGGKLFETAFGLNYRYGLIMVAVIVIFYTFLGGYLAVSITDFFQGVIMLVAMVMVPFVALLKLNGWDTFSQISDMKPTNLDLFRGTTVLGIISLFSWGLGYFGQPHIIVRFMSIKSFKLLPIARRVGILWMAVGLAGACLVGLTGIAFVPDYKITLHDPETLFIIMSQILFHPLVGGFLLAAILAAIMSTISSQLLVTSSSLTEDFYKLIRGKKANAEKHEKEFVLVGRLSVMAVAIVAIWIAWSPNDTILNLVGNAWAGFGASFSPLVLFSLYWKGLTRAGAVSGMIAGAATVIIWIVWIKPLADISEFFSMYEIIPGFIVSVIVTYAVSKFTRKPSERTINELDEVKQILHS; via the coding sequence ATGTTTATTTTAGGTACTTCAGTGAGTAGTCAAATCGATGCTGACTGGCAAACATACATCATGATTGGTGTATACTTTCTTGTTTTAGTTATCATCGGTATCTATGGCTATAAACAGTCAACGGGAAATTTAAGCGAATACATGTTGGGAGGCCGAAACATCGGCCCCTACATCACAGCACTGTCTGCCGGCGCTTCTGATATGAGCGGCTGGATGATTATGGGATTGCCTGGTTCTGTATATGCAACAGGTTTATCCGCAATTTGGATTACGATCGGTTTAACATTAGGCGCATATTTAAATTACTTTATTGTCGCACCAAGATTACGTGTTTATACAGAACTAGCCGGCAACGCCATCACCTTGCCAGACTTTTTCAAGAACAGATTAGATGATCATTCCAACATTATTAAAATTATTTCCGGTTCGATTATCGTTATCTTCTTCACGTTATACACGCATTCTGGATTTGTTTCAGGAGGTAAATTATTCGAAACCGCATTCGGTCTCAACTATCGATACGGCTTGATTATGGTAGCTGTTATCGTTATTTTTTACACTTTTTTAGGCGGCTATTTAGCGGTTTCGATTACAGACTTCTTCCAAGGTGTCATTATGTTAGTCGCAATGGTCATGGTTCCGTTTGTCGCATTATTGAAATTGAACGGCTGGGATACATTCAGCCAGATTTCAGATATGAAACCAACGAACTTAGATTTATTCAGAGGTACTACAGTCCTTGGCATCATTTCATTATTCTCTTGGGGCTTAGGTTATTTCGGACAACCCCATATCATTGTTCGTTTTATGTCGATCAAATCATTTAAGTTATTACCAATTGCACGCCGTGTCGGAATTTTATGGATGGCTGTCGGTTTAGCAGGTGCCTGCTTAGTCGGTTTAACAGGTATTGCCTTTGTGCCTGACTATAAAATCACACTGCATGACCCAGAAACATTATTCATTATAATGAGCCAGATTTTATTCCATCCATTAGTCGGCGGCTTCTTATTAGCAGCTATCCTTGCTGCTATTATGAGCACAATTTCGTCTCAATTATTAGTGACTTCAAGTTCATTGACTGAAGACTTCTATAAATTGATTCGCGGCAAGAAAGCCAACGCAGAAAAGCATGAAAAAGAATTTGTCTTAGTCGGCCGTTTAAGTGTTATGGCAGTAGCCATTGTCGCAATATGGATTGCTTGGTCGCCAAACGATACTATTTTAAACTTAGTCGGCAATGCTTGGGCTGGTTTCGGGGCATCATTCAGTCCCCTTGTCCTCTTCTCTTTATACTGGAAAGGTTTAACAAGAGCGGGTGCAGTCAGCGGTATGATTGCCGGTGCAGCAACGGTTATTATTTGGATTGTTTGGATCAAACCGCTTGCGGACATCTCAGAATTCTTCAGTATGTATGAAATCATTCCAGGATTTATTGTGAGTGTCATTGTTACTTATGCAGTTAGTAAATTCACACGCAAACCAAGCGAACGTACAATCAACGAATTAGATGAAGTAAAACAAATTTTGCATAGCTGA
- the gatC gene encoding Asp-tRNA(Asn)/Glu-tRNA(Gln) amidotransferase subunit GatC — protein MARVSREEVEHIANLSRLHISPEETTEMQDTLETILNFAQQIDTADTSEVEPTYHVLDLQNVLREDKAIKGIPQELALKNAKETEDGQFKVPSVISGEDA, from the coding sequence ATGGCTAGAGTATCACGTGAAGAAGTTGAACATATTGCAAATTTGTCTAGACTTCATATTTCACCAGAGGAAACAACTGAAATGCAAGACACATTAGAAACAATCCTAAACTTTGCCCAACAAATTGATACAGCAGATACGAGCGAGGTTGAACCTACGTATCACGTATTGGATTTACAAAATGTATTAAGAGAGGATAAAGCAATCAAAGGCATTCCTCAAGAGCTTGCACTCAAAAATGCAAAAGAAACAGAAGATGGACAATTTAAAGTGCCATCAGTTATCAGCGGGGAGGATGCGTAA
- the gatA gene encoding Asp-tRNA(Asn)/Glu-tRNA(Gln) amidotransferase subunit GatA: MSIRYESVEKLSEMIKNKEIKPSEVVKDIYDAIEETDPTIKSFLALDKENAIKKAEELDELQAKDQMEGKLFGIPMGIKDNIITEGLETTCASKMLEGFVPIYESTVMRKLHDENAVLIGKLNMDEFAMGGSTETSYFKKTVNPFDHKAVPGGSSGGSAAAVAAGLVPFSLGSDTGGSIRQPAAYCGIVGMKPTYGRVSRFGLVAFASSLDQIGPLTRNVKDNAIVLETIVGVDKNDSTSAPVEDNDFTSEIGKDIKGMKIALPKEYLGEGVSDEVKAAVRNAVEILEGEGAIVEEVSLPNTGYGIPSYYVIASSEASSNLSRFDGIRYGYHSKEANTLEELYKLSRSEGFGKEVKRRILLGTFALSSGYYDAYYKKSQKVRTLIRQDFDKVFEEYDVVVGPTTPTAAFNIGDEINDPLTMYANDLLTTPVNLAGLPGISIPCGQTNNRPIGLQFIGKPFDEKTLYRVAYQFEQQYNLHDAYQNL, encoded by the coding sequence ATGTCTATTCGTTATGAATCAGTTGAAAAGTTAAGCGAAATGATTAAGAACAAAGAAATCAAACCTTCTGAAGTTGTTAAGGATATTTATGATGCAATTGAAGAAACAGATCCTACAATCAAATCATTCTTAGCTTTAGATAAAGAAAATGCAATCAAAAAAGCAGAAGAGCTAGATGAATTGCAAGCGAAAGACCAAATGGAAGGTAAACTATTCGGTATCCCAATGGGTATCAAAGACAACATTATTACTGAAGGTCTTGAAACAACATGTGCGAGTAAAATGCTAGAAGGGTTCGTACCTATTTATGAATCAACAGTAATGAGAAAATTACATGATGAAAATGCAGTGTTGATTGGTAAATTAAACATGGACGAATTCGCAATGGGCGGTTCTACAGAAACTTCTTACTTCAAGAAAACTGTTAATCCATTTGACCACAAAGCTGTACCTGGCGGTTCATCAGGCGGTTCAGCAGCAGCTGTAGCAGCTGGTTTAGTACCATTCAGCTTAGGTTCAGATACTGGCGGTTCTATTCGTCAGCCAGCAGCTTATTGCGGTATCGTAGGTATGAAACCTACATATGGTCGTGTGTCACGTTTTGGTTTAGTTGCGTTCGCATCATCATTAGACCAAATCGGACCTTTAACACGTAATGTTAAAGACAACGCAATTGTATTAGAAACAATTGTAGGTGTAGATAAAAATGATTCAACAAGCGCACCAGTTGAAGATAATGATTTCACTTCAGAAATCGGAAAAGACATCAAAGGCATGAAAATTGCTTTACCTAAAGAATATTTAGGCGAAGGTGTTTCTGATGAAGTGAAAGCAGCGGTACGCAATGCGGTTGAAATTTTAGAAGGCGAAGGCGCAATTGTAGAAGAAGTATCATTACCGAATACAGGCTATGGTATTCCATCTTATTACGTTATCGCATCATCTGAAGCTTCTTCTAACTTATCTCGTTTCGATGGTATTCGTTACGGTTACCACTCAAAAGAAGCGAATACTCTTGAAGAATTATACAAATTATCACGCAGCGAAGGCTTCGGTAAAGAGGTAAAACGTCGTATTTTACTTGGAACATTCGCATTAAGTTCTGGTTACTACGATGCTTACTACAAAAAATCACAAAAAGTCAGAACATTAATCCGTCAAGACTTTGATAAAGTCTTCGAAGAATACGATGTAGTTGTAGGTCCTACAACCCCAACAGCTGCTTTCAACATTGGTGATGAAATTAATGATCCGTTGACAATGTATGCAAACGACTTATTAACTACTCCAGTTAACCTTGCCGGCTTACCAGGTATCTCTATACCTTGCGGACAAACTAATAACAGACCGATCGGATTACAGTTTATCGGCAAACCATTTGATGAAAAAACACTTTACCGTGTCGCTTATCAATTTGAACAACAATACAACTTACATGATGCATATCAAAATTTATAA
- the gatB gene encoding Asp-tRNA(Asn)/Glu-tRNA(Gln) amidotransferase subunit GatB, translating to MHFETVIGLEVHVELKTDSKMFSPSPAHFGAEPNTNTNVIDLAYPGVLPVVNESAVDWAMRAAMALNMEIATESKFDRKNYFYPDNPKAYQISQFDQPIGEHGYIDIEVDGETKRIGITRLHMEEDAGKSTHKDGYSLVDLNRQGTPLIEIVSEPDIRSPQEAYAYLEKLRSIIQYTGVSDGKMEEGSLRCDANISLRPYGQEEFGTKAELKNLNSFNYVRKGLEYEEKRQEEELLNGGEVLQETRRFDESTGKTILMRVKEGSDDYRYFPEPDIVPLYVDEAWKERVRQTIPELPDVRKKKYVEEFGLPAYDAHVLTLTKEMSDFFEEAVEKGADVKLTSNWLMGGVNEYLNKNQVELQDTKLTPENLAGMIKLIEDGTMSSKIAKKVFPELAQNGGDAKQIMEDKGLVQISDESVLLNFVTEALDNNPQSVEDFKNGKGRAKGFLVGQIMKASKGQANPQIVNKLLAQELDKR from the coding sequence ATGCATTTTGAAACAGTCATTGGACTAGAGGTCCACGTAGAACTGAAAACAGATTCTAAAATGTTCTCTCCATCACCAGCGCATTTCGGAGCAGAACCAAACACAAATACGAATGTTATCGACTTAGCATACCCTGGTGTGCTTCCAGTTGTTAACGAAAGTGCCGTTGACTGGGCTATGCGTGCTGCAATGGCATTAAACATGGAAATTGCGACGGAATCTAAATTCGATCGCAAAAACTATTTCTACCCAGATAACCCGAAAGCTTACCAAATTTCACAATTTGACCAACCTATCGGGGAACATGGTTATATCGATATCGAAGTAGACGGCGAAACAAAACGTATTGGTATTACGCGTCTTCACATGGAAGAAGATGCGGGTAAATCAACACATAAAGACGGCTATTCATTAGTAGACTTGAACCGTCAAGGTACACCGTTAATCGAAATCGTATCTGAACCAGATATCCGTTCACCTCAAGAAGCTTATGCTTACCTTGAAAAATTACGTTCTATTATCCAATATACAGGCGTATCTGACGGTAAAATGGAAGAAGGTTCACTTCGTTGTGATGCGAACATTTCATTACGTCCATACGGACAAGAAGAGTTCGGTACAAAAGCAGAGCTTAAAAACTTAAACTCATTCAACTATGTGCGTAAAGGCTTAGAATATGAAGAAAAACGCCAAGAAGAAGAATTGTTAAACGGCGGAGAAGTACTTCAAGAAACACGTCGTTTCGACGAATCTACTGGTAAAACAATCTTAATGCGTGTTAAAGAAGGATCAGACGATTACCGTTACTTCCCAGAACCAGACATCGTACCTTTATACGTTGATGAAGCTTGGAAAGAACGTGTACGTCAAACAATTCCTGAATTACCAGACGTACGTAAGAAAAAATACGTTGAAGAATTCGGTCTTCCAGCATACGATGCGCACGTATTAACACTTACAAAAGAAATGTCAGATTTCTTCGAAGAAGCAGTTGAAAAAGGCGCAGACGTTAAATTAACTTCTAACTGGTTAATGGGCGGCGTAAACGAATACTTGAACAAAAACCAAGTTGAACTTCAAGATACAAAATTAACACCAGAAAACCTTGCTGGTATGATTAAGTTGATTGAAGACGGTACAATGAGCAGTAAAATCGCTAAGAAAGTTTTCCCTGAACTTGCACAAAACGGCGGAGACGCTAAACAAATCATGGAAGACAAAGGCTTAGTACAAATCTCTGACGAATCAGTACTATTAAACTTCGTTACAGAAGCATTAGACAACAATCCTCAATCAGTAGAAGACTTCAAAAACGGTAAAGGCCGTGCAAAAGGCTTCTTAGTGGGTCAAATCATGAAAGCTTCTAAAGGACAAGCAAACCCTCAAATCGTAAACAAACTATTAGCACAAGAATTAGACAAACGCTAA